The nucleotide sequence aaaaaaaaaaaaaatcaccaaaaaggcaaaatgagagTGTGGTatatttccttctcctttaGATATCCTAGATTCTAATTGAAGGTTTCTCTGTAAGGATGCTTCTCAATTAGGAGtgaatttgggatggaaaatgCTTCATAGCTCATCTCAGCAACTCACAAGAGATGAAGCTTTGCTCTTGTGAGGCCGCTTTCTCCTCCTAGGCCAGTGAGGACTCAAGTGGAGGTGCCAAGACCTTCCCCATTTCATGGAGCAtggcctgcaggagagctgtgagCTGAGAGCATCTCTGTGCCCCTGGCCAGAGGAACCCACTAGAATTTGCTCCTCCAGCATTGTAGGCtttggtttttaatatttattgagAAAATCAGTCCTTATATTAAGCATTTTTACATCTAATCCCGCTGCAGTAGGGTTAACAAACAAGGCAGGTTGTCAAGAGCACGGATAATTGAGGAGATGTTCAGGACAAAATCCTGGGcagtaagaaaatattaattattccTTTGAAGGCATACAGCACCTCAGTTTAAAGACCTGAAACTAATGGGGAGATGGGCTTTATCTGAACTCTGTAGTCTTACTCTCAGCCATTCTTAACAAATAGTTGAAGACAAACTAATGGTATAAGGAAAGTCCCGTGATCTAAATTAAGCTAGACCACAGCAAAGACTTCTAAATTTGGATTTGTGGAAAGCATTATTTTTCATACTTTGCTCAAAACCTAAGAAGTTGTTAGTCAAAAGTAATGATAATACCATAATTCAGTATGTGCGAAACACCATGCTATTAATTAACCAGTTTTGTTAAACAGTAGTAAATATTGAAAAACTGACTGTAAATGAAAGACCAACAGATGAAATAACTAGAGAGCAGACTCTATATTTCTGTAGCAAATACCTGCACCTCACTTCCAGAGTAATGCATGAAGTGCCCTCTCGTGTCCAAAGAAATTACAGCTACTGCTGAAACTTCTGGATGCCTCCCAGTGGCACACAAGCATGTCACAGATGTGGTTTTTTTAGAATATGTAACAGAAATTGGAAGCAAATTCTgtctgaaaacaagaaaaaataacagtacTAAGTTACTCTGTTTAGTGGACCACTCAACTTTGGTTGCTGCTGACTCTGAGGAACAGATGAGGgcaaatatttggaaaatgtgaTGATGGCTAAAACAGCTGGCCATAATCTCTGTGATTTCTAGGAATACTCTAGTGCTGTCTCTATAGTTAGTGAGATGCAAAACACACAGTATTTCCCAAATCTCAGTGATGGTGCTCTTCCTCTGTGTAAACTCAGATTATTTGATACAACTAGGTAACACCACTGATATGCATTTGCTGGGGCAGAAGGGTGGTCAGGCTTGCTCCAATTCCTGTGACCCCAGTCATAACTATTTAGTAGCTGTGTCTCCTAGATGATATCAAGAGgcacaaatattttacaattaaCACTGAAACCGCACTGAACACGTCACTGTTTTTGCCTTTTAATCACCCCATGCCAAAATTCTGCATGATGTCATGGTGCTCATGTCAGCAGACAACTAGGGAGTATTTTTTTAGTGCTTTGGGTTTCCTTTACGTAGagaaagatgaaacaaaccaaGTCACTGCCTTCAGTGCTGTTAGTTGATCTTTCTCTTGAATTAGTGGTGAAAGCCTGAATGTACAGAAAAGTTTTTAAAGGTGAAACTTTACCCCTGTATCCAGCATCGCTGCCAAAGAAGCCCTAGAGAGGCACTTTGGAGAACAAAGTAAGCCGTCTTCTCAGGAAATTATGAGGATGGCTGAGGGGCTCAATCTTGAGAAAGAAGTCGTGAGAGTTTGGTTTTGCAACAgaagacaaagggaaaaaagagtgAAGACCAGTTTACACCAGAACGCCTTCAGTTCTATTATCAAGGAGCACCATGAATGCCAGTGAAGCTTTTCCACGTACAGATGtggatttctgttttgctttttgtagATATTGTAAATACtgtgttgtttaaaaaaaaaaaaaaaagaaaagaaaaatcactaaACCACTCGTTCCTCCTACAAGCTGCCAGCTTCAGATGTAGTGTGTGTGAAAGACCCAATTTTAATGTAAAAGGTCGGAAACTAAATCCTGCAGTATCTGTTTAAAGAGCTGGAGTTCTCTGCAAGGAACCCATACATATTGTTCACCCGGGAAAGCTTCCCAAAAAgcttctctgtgctgtgccttttTTGCCTTTGTGGTACGAGTTAACGACTAAATGTACGTGTGTTGTACGTTCTGAAAGTTTGCAAGGCTTGGTGTCAGCAGCTACCATGGGAAGGATTTAGCTGTCATTAATTGAGGCATTAATTAAGAGGCATCACACTGCTCCTACTGGATGCTCTGTCTCAGCCCAGCATTTGACTGCCTTGAACTGCTGTCAAGTAGAAGTGGCCTGATAATGCTTGTTATCAAAGGTAATTCTTGCTACTTTGTTATGTGCCTCAACGTTTGGTTTGGGTAGGATTTGCTATAAAAGCAGGAATAGAGTTTTTCTGACCTTAAGACTTTGTGgcctgagggggaaaaaataattatcaggGGGTTTATTACATTGGTCTTTCTCTGCGTTGTACTTCTGATTAAAACCATGTGTGGACATACTTACACCAGAGATGGTGCGTTACGCTAAAAAGTATacaaaataagaatttattGCACTGTGCATTCCTCCTCTATTACACCCCACTAATTGAAAATAATCCCTTATTTGTCATCCTCTAGCCTAGAGAGAATCAAGGGGAAAAATACCAATGCCAGAGCTCCACCTATCAGGCAGGCACTGAGAAAATGGAGTTAATGACTGTAGTACTCACCAGGGATAGATTATCCAGCTATCTCATCAGCCCTGCTCATTGTTATGGGAATTAGCCCATTACCATATAAGTATTTTGACTGTTTTCACAGGACTGAAATTAAGTGAGTACATGGAAGTAGTACTGGCcagatacattttatttttccataaaacAAACCTGATGATTTAGAAAATGTCTATATAATAGGCCTACAGAAAGCCAAAGGAGTTTAATGTTCAAGACCACTTAGAAGCAGCGTGTACAAGTTAAGTGCTCACTCTCTAGTGTACATTAAATTATCTCTGATACTTATTACAGTGACTATAAGCATATTCAGCAATGGAAATCAGGTTCCTggatttctaaaaaaaaatacatttttatggaTGAATGCACCACTCTAAGCCAGTAACTGAGAAGAAAACTTCAATTTAATAACTCATAGGGGAGAAACTGTAACTCTGCACTCCCTTCAGGCTGCTCTCATCACTAGCACAGCTCACTCACTATAGCAGGGACCAAGGTGCATACTTTTATCCACTACAGGTTATCAGCAGGTCATGAACTTCACAAAAAAAGTTCAGCTGAGAGGATCAGCACTTAGCAAAGGTAGTGGCATTCGTTGCTGTAGCTGTAGTCATGTGATGTGGTCAAATGTTATGTATATTGAAATTACTATCTgatatataataatttatttatattctaagttattttcttaattataaAAGGTGTCCTAGAAATGCTATCAGCCTGTACTTCCCAACCTCCTCATCCAATAAAGTATTCCTATACATTTGGCACTCCAGACAATGGTTTGTAGTTCTGTTTTGGTAGCACTTTAATCTTTTTAGCTGCGTGTCATGCTGAAGTGCATTTTAGAATGCTTTAACAGTTTGTTCCAGCGCAGCCTCGCTGTAATGTGGTGGCCTCTTGCCCCTCAAAAAGTCTCACAAGTGAAAGGTAATTGCAGCaacagagtaaaataaaatgaaaggtgACACGTAACAAAATTGTCTTACAAAGGAATGACAAAAGGCCACCTGGAGGAGGCAGCCACCATTTAAACACACCTAGCTACTACCACAGAAATACGAACAAATTAGAATTGTTTAGAGAAGAAAAGCTGGATGAAATAAATTTCATCTGTTGCAGCTGGAGCCATTACTTACAGAAAGtggcagggtttttttgttccccctcccaccccccccctccccctcccaccccacccccccctccccctcccaccccacccccccctccccctcccaccccaccccaccccccccctccccctcccctcccccccttttccTCTAGGAACATCTTAATTACCATCAATTAGTCTTGATTGAGGGTGGAGAAACAACCTGCATATAAGGCAGTATTTCCAAGGAGTAGCTGTATAAACCTGCAGGAGTTTAGTTAGCTACTCAGCCAAGCTGGGCTGCACTGTATTTCTGTGAGAtagctgtgggtttttttcttgctcttctttTCCCATGGTAACTTTAGGTAGGGTGATAAAACACCCACAGTAGAGGGCAAAACAAGGCTTTATCACAAGGTATAAATCTGAGGTTCAGGTGTCTCTGAAGAACTGTGATGTGCTGTGCCCTCGTGTGAGGGACACAGGCCAAGCTGCTGATTAAAGGTAAGGTGAATAACTTCAAATTACTCTCTGCTAGACCTAATGTGCGTGCATTGAATGTTTTAGATTCTGCTCAATTATGAACTGTACTAAAAGGCTGATGGAGGCAGGCTGGTCACCTTCCTGCTTAATATAAGAACTAGGAGTGAAGATGGAAAGaagcttaaaataaaacaaagtggtGGTTTTTAACATCCTTGGGGGGAAAAgcatctgtggaaaaaaatgagtgGGTGTCAGAAGTTCCTTTGAATGAGTTCTCAGATGAGGAAGCCACTTGGAGCTGGTTGTGTATAACTTGCATATGGCTCTGGATGtactttaaaatagaaattggAAGAGTATTAGGGGAGGAAGCATCATTTACACTCATTGTCCTCTCATTGGTCCCCTGGGAATTGCTTCTGGCCCCATGAGGAATAGGACTCTGGGTAGAGCCATTTTTAGGTGTATGCACAACTATGTCATTGCTCCCAGATGGATACTCAGATTCAGTTTCTATTTAGGTGTTAGCAAGGATAAAGGAGGATAAGGATAGAATGGTTTCCTTGGGTTTCACTCAACatgatttaaaaagaatttgTATCCAAGTAGGGGGTGCATTTTTTGAGACTGATCCAAACATACTGACCATAATGGTGGACACATAGCAAGCCTGCAAACCTACAGCATTTCTCACTCTGCTTCCCAAAGATTTTTACACAGGTTAAAGCTGCAGGATGGAAAAGGTAACTTGTAACAAACCATGGGATTAATACTGATACCAGGCCTAGTTCAGCAGTCCTAATGGCACCAAAAAGAGAAATACCTCTCCTCCTTCCTTGGTCCAAAGACCCAGAGGAAAGAACTCATTATGGAATCATGCCTGATTTTGACAGTTATTCTTAGAAGGAGCAACTGCACACCTCATTCACAAGCCTTGGTGTTCAACCAAACTTACCATCAACCACTAACATTTTATCCCTGTGCTCACATTATGATTTCTTTCAATGCCACAGAGCAATACTTGGGCATGAGGTTCCAGACAAGGGAATGCAAGCTTTAAAAAGTCTTTACTGAATATTGAGTCAAAGGCCCTCAAGCAACTACAATAAATATTATGGTGTTTTATAGCTCAAATCAAAGGAATATTTATCAGAGCTCATGAAGAAAGCCCAATAAGAGACAGATGTGTAAGACTAACTCTAGAGAGGACAAAGTCATTGTGGAATAAAATGCCTTTTATTAGATTTTTACAAAAtaacttgtaaaaaaaaaaatcaccctaTTTGGATATATGCAATATATTTACTTATACATTCCTACCCACTACCTGACAGAATCAATTTGTCCACTATTTATTTGGAAGAGAGACAACACCTGCAATTCTAGGCCTAAAACCTGAGGAAGGCTCTCCTCTAAATTTTCTTTGCTGACTTCAGTCCTAAACAGTAGATGGTGCAACAACAGTAGATTCACTGAGGTTTGTTCCCctattttcctggttttgggaggtattttgcttttctccttttcaagcGAAGATGATTGTTGTTTCTGTTCAATGAGCAGCAACAATAAATCAACACTGAGGGGTGAACATCTCTAGCAGTCAGGGCTGAGGAATACCACACCATCTAGGAAGTAATAACTGGGAACTGCATTCTCATTTTGTCTCTTTCAAGTATCAACAGCTCTTATTCCTTAACACAACGCATATTCCACTTAAAGCTAGAATTGTGTTGATGCAGTTCAGGGACCATAGAAAAGCCTTCACAGAACCAGAACGCTTTTATTATAGTGTTTAGACAAGTAATTATCATTTATGATCCAaaatttttctcaaaattaatatttagatTTAGCTTATCAATGTGATCAGTTGCATCTTAGCAAACAATACAATTATGCACAGTTATCTTCCATTaagaaatactgtaaaatatATACAAATGTTGCTTCAGGCAAATGTCCTTTTTTCAAGTGCACAAGTTGCATTTCTGAATGAGTGCATCTCTCCAGCACTGAGTCCCATCAAGTGTACAGAGAGGTCTCACCAAAGCATTTTGTGAAACCATCTTAATTATTAAGTTTACTCACCTTTCAAAGACTCATTctgaaagaaaaccacaaaggtACAAGATTTATATACATAAAGGCACAGCAATTCTGTTGAAACGAGCTAAGTTACAGTACAATAGAGTTCAATCAGTGCCTTTCATGCAGCAAAGCTCACTAACAAATATAAGTCCTCTTCCAGAAAAATTAACTGCACAAGGAGTGTATCCTTCCCTTCTGGTAAGAAGAATAACAAGCTATTATTTCATCAGCTCAAAAGGCATTtcaaagaaatacataaaatgatttttctttctgcctaaATTAGCTAGACTTTCAAAGCTATTTCTCATGGAAAAAATAGTTTCCAACTAAGAGCCAAGGTGATGTTTAGCTTGTGCTAAGAGATGACAGACTAAGAATGTTTCTGTAACAAAAGTTTTGTAAAAATGATAAATATTACATAGATGCTGTCCTAGGAAGTGGCATGACCAGCCACAGAATAGTCAGTTTGAGAGACAAATCAGGAGCTGAGATGGAACTTTGAATCCAAAGGACAGATCTGGTATAAGTGAATTTATTGTCAGAACTACACCCCTTGTTGGTCCAGAGTCAAAAAGACTCCATGCAATGGACGAAGAAAAAGGTACTTTTCTCTGCAAATAGATCTTCAAGGTGTCATTTCCGAGACTGCAGAGTTTTCCTAGAAATCAGTTGCATTGAAAGAGTATTTGCACTTTGTAGGTGTGTCTAGAGCTGAGCAGCCAGCAGGCAGGCTCTGAACTGGATCAGTTAATCCACGCCCAAGGCTTTCAGCTGGCGCTCGATCTCCTCATCCGATATGGTGCCGGTGGTCGATGCCGATGCAGATGGCAAACCTctggcagctgagggagctTTGGCCATCTGGAAGCAGACACAAGTTTTCTTCAGTCAGAATAATGCAGGTTATGATAAGCTGGCTTTTACAATGAACTCTTTGTAAAAAATGGAATGAAGGGGGGAAAGCACATGAACTGTGCAAAAATAGCCGTACCTTGCCAGAGATTTCGATCCCGATCTCATCAAGCACTTGATTAACAATATCTTggctttcttcctcttcatcagAAGCATCAAAAATATCATCCAGAGTATCATTAActtagaaggaagaaaaaaaaaaaaaaatccagagtgCATTAAGCAAAAAGGTGACTACCATGACCTAGTACCCTCTTTCTACCCTTCCAGAACACAGCAGTAATGCCATGGTGTAATATTTCAGCAGAAGGCACCTGGATGTTAGAGAGGCTTTCTTAGCTCTGTCTTGCAAGGCctgtgagcacagccaggcaaCAACAGGGTAAGGCATGgctgtttttataaaaatgttttgttccaCTGCTGTATTCTCCCCACATTAGATTTTACCATTTCTACAAAACACCTATAGTTTCATAAAATTCcccttcctctcttcttccttcaaGTATGTTGCAAAGTTGTTAACTACTCAGATAACTTGTGTGCAGTTGACATGTTTCCATCAACAGCACTGGTTTGAGTCCATGCTACTTAATATGACCAACAAAGGGGCAGGAACTGGGATGGGCAGAAGACTGAGCAACACCAGGAATTAGCTGACAATGAACACATGTACTCAGAAACAAGAAACTTGTTGCCTCCCCAAAAATTTGTTTGTGGcttaatttaagaaaaaggagacagaaCCATATCATACCACCATATGCAAAAAGATGAGATTATCAGCATCTAAATTAAGGCAATTTTTCAAGTCCCCCTACCAGTTCTGCCATCAAGGCCTTGAATGGGTTTCAAACCCTCTTCCCCCCCAGAATGTTCCTtctaaaaatatgatttttttgcAGAAGATGGGAAGGAATAGATTCTAGATTTAATACCTAGAGCTTCTAAAAAGTCTAAGGCTCAGCTTTCCTGCTCAGACATACATTCTTTTGTTTATGCTACACTTTTGCTGTCAGTCTCATTAACTGTAGAAATAAACTTCAAACTTCAGTGTTTTTAGGTTAGTTCTTCCTTGCCAAAAGCAGCCAGCTGTCCCCTGCAGTGCAGAACTTACTCATTTCTTCAGTCATTTCCatcttcatgttttctttctggaaattCTGCATAGTTTGTAGTGTCTTTTGTGGGTCCATTTTCTTATTAACCGCTTGCATTGTCTATTAATATGGAAAAAACTCTTAAATCATACGAGACATTAGTAAATATCAGTGCATTCATTAAGAAAAGTGCTTTAATCCAAACTTCCCTTTCCTTGTCTCTTTACATCTCATGAGAACTGTAGATAAGTGACAGATCAATAGTACAGCCTGCACTTGGAAAGAAATATTGCTGTCTAGTGTCCTAATAGACAGACTTTTAAATGTGTGCATCTTTCTTGCACCATGACCCTCCCCTGGCCTTGTATTAGGAAAAACCCAACTGATCTGAATTAAAAGAATGGAGAACATTTCCTAAACTTGAAGGCTACAAACATTAAAGAAGTAAATGGCTGCAGGTTCTCATTCAGAAAGGACCATTTATTTGAACCATCACTGGAGGACAGGCCTTAAATTGTTTCTTGATGTTACAATTTAATGGAAAAGTTACTTctctctggaaagaaaatatctaaGTGTTGAGGAAGTACTTGCTTAGGGTGCACCTGTGGAGATCTTGCTATGACAGTGAAATAAACTTTACCCATTTTACTACAGGTGTGCAGCACTGCCTTTGTGGGCACTGCTATGGGGTACTTCCCTCCTTCCTGAAAAGCAAGTTACTGTGGGATATCAGAATCT is from Cinclus cinclus chromosome 2, bCinCin1.1, whole genome shotgun sequence and encodes:
- the CHMP2B gene encoding charged multivesicular body protein 2b isoform X2, encoding MASLFKKKTVDDIIKEQNRELRGTQRAISRDRAALEKQEKQLELEIKKMAKTGNKEACKVLAKQLVQLRKQKNRTYAVSSKVTSMSTQTKVMNSQMKMAGAMSATAKTMQAVNKKMDPQKTLQTMQNFQKENMKMEMTEEMINDTLDDIFDASDEEEESQDIVNQVLDEIGIEISGKMAKAPSAARGLPSASASTTGTISDEEIERQLKALGVD
- the CHMP2B gene encoding charged multivesicular body protein 2b isoform X3, with protein sequence MKQSVTADNIIKEQNRELRGTQRAISRDRAALEKQEKQLELEIKKMAKTGNKEACKVLAKQLVQLRKQKNRTYAVSSKVTSMSTQTKVMNSQMKMAGAMSATAKTMQAVNKKMDPQKTLQTMQNFQKENMKMEMTEEMINDTLDDIFDASDEEEESQDIVNQVLDEIGIEISGKMAKAPSAARGLPSASASTTGTISDEEIERQLKALGVD